A single Lactuca sativa cultivar Salinas chromosome 8, Lsat_Salinas_v11, whole genome shotgun sequence DNA region contains:
- the LOC111903754 gene encoding F-box protein At5g03100, with protein sequence MDTFSTFIFLVCIHLCLVYFLCNYWGKVFVASMEIVVEGQNQPKIALETIKLYEMEDDRISLLPNCLLLEILSRLQCTKDVIRTGILSTRWKHLWNSVPTLTFTYIDFNHPLSDFVSFVDKTLTQCHELKLKKFGVYTCYDIEFESQFNRWIRYAISCNVEELILKLWYPGSKAEFQLDQSLYISSCFIDLTLAGSVFNPMGMISWKKLRSLYISDVILNEDLIENILSGSPLLENLVLDDCYGFSRLDITSKSVKNLMLVGYMDPDDDYANNIMRINAPDILSLTIKGCLLMWKILLLNMSSLVEANFDYEKFGYYETTSEEAEEDMLKGFIVNCRNVKELKIGFFCSKVLARLEAKGFVFPSNMNFQPYCCVPSPSLYSDSDSLLDSD encoded by the exons ATGGACACATTCTCCACCTTCATCTTTCTAGTTTGTATACATTTATGCCTTGTGTATTTTTTGTGTAATTATTGGGGGAAAGTCTTTGTTGCCTCCATGGAAATTGTGGTAGAAGGACAAAATCAACCCAAAATTGCACTAGAAACGATAAAGTTGTATGAAATGGAAGATGATCGAATCAGTTTGTTGCCAAATTGTTTGCTTCTTGAAATCCTCTCTCGTTTACAATGTACAAAAGATGTCATTAGAACAGGTATACTCTCCACTCGATGGAAGCATCTTTGGAATTCGGTTCCTACTCTCACTTTTACATATATAGATTTCAATCACCCTTTGTCTGATTTCGTTTCATTCGTGGACAAAACCCTAACTCAATGCCACGAATTGAAGCTCAAGAAATTTGGAGTGTATACATGTTATGACATTGAATTTGAATCTCAGTTCAACCGTTGGATTCGTTATGCCATAAGTTGTAACGTTGAAGAGCTTATTTTGAAGTTATGGTATCCAGGATCGAAAGCCGAGTTTCAATTGGATCAATCTTTATACATCAGTTCATGTTTTATAGATCTGACATTAGCAGGCTCCGTGTTTAATCCAATGGGGATGATTAGTTGGAAAAAGCTTAGGAGTTTGTATATTTCCGATGTGATTTTAAATGAAGATTTGATCGAAAACATATTATCTGGGAGTCCTCTATTGGAAAATTTGGTATTAGATGATTGTTATGGTTTTAGTCGGCTTGATATTACATCAAAAAGCGTTAAGAACTTGATGTTGGTGGGATACATGGATCCGGATGATGATTATGCTAATAATATTATGCGAATCAATGCTCCTGATATTTTATCACTAACAATCAAAGGTTGTTTGTTGATGTGGAAGATTTTGTTGTTAAACATGTCTTCTTTAGTTGAAGCTAACTTTGATTATGAAAAGTTCGGGTATTATGAGACAACATCTGAAGAAGCGGAAGAAGATATGCTTAAAGGATTTATAGTAAATTGTCGCAATGTCAAGGAGCTTAAAATTGGGTTTTTCTGTTCTAAG GTTCTGGCTCGTTTGGAAGCTAAAGGTTTTGTTTTTCCATCGAATATGAACTTTCAACCGTATTGTTGTGTTCCATCACCTTCTTTATACTCTGATAGTGATTCATTATTAGATAGTGATTAA
- the LOC111903755 gene encoding coatomer subunit zeta-1, translated as MESCPSVKNILLLDSEGDRVAVKYYSDDWPTNNAKEAFEKSIFTKTQKTNARTEAEIAMLENNVVVYKFAQDLHFFVTGGDDENELILSTVLQGFFDAVSLLLRGNVDKKEALENLDLIFLCLDEIIDGGIILETDANVIAGKVASDSVDSGAPLSEQTISQALATAREHFTRSLLSG; from the exons ATG GAGTCTTGCCCTTCTGTAAAGAACATTCTACTTCTTGATTCAGAAGGAGATCGAGTAGCTGTTAAGTACTATTCAGATGATTGGCCAACTAACAACGCTAAAGAAGCATTTGAAAAGTCTATTTTCACCAAAACTCAGAAAACCAATGCACGAACAGAAG CTGAAATAGCAATGCTTGAGAACAATGTTGTGGTCTACAAATTTGCTCAGGATCTTCACTTCTTTGTCACTGGTGGAGATGATGAAAATGAGCTCATTTTATCAACTGTTCTTCAGGGCTTCTTTGATGCAGTTTCTCTTCTGCTTAG GGGAAATGTCGATAAAAAGGAAGCACTTGAAAATTTGGATCTCATTTTCTTgtgccttgatgaaattatcgaTGGAGG aatCATTCTTGAAACCGATGCAAATGTTATTGCTGGAAAGGTTGCTAGCGATAGTGTAGATTCTGGAGCTCCTTTGTCTGAACAG ACAATAAGTCAAGCATTGGCAACTGCACGTGAACATTTTACACGATCTCTCCTCAG TGGATAA